A genomic region of Mugil cephalus isolate CIBA_MC_2020 chromosome 5, CIBA_Mcephalus_1.1, whole genome shotgun sequence contains the following coding sequences:
- the ganabb gene encoding neutral alpha-glucosidase AB isoform X4: MAAFTERMAPVLVLWLAVCLSGTWAVDRGNFKTCDQSAFCKRQRALKPGESPYRALLETMELTNTRLTLQLINDNNKVRLLLELYRLQGNITRVKINELKPLKPRYEVPDVLVREPPTEPLSLLSQDENGVVLSLGPESQRVIVSARPFRLDIMEGRDVLMSLNSRGLLAFEHLRMRKDTSQADPEAEKKEEADPSNQAEATKEEEEKVEDGMWEETFKSHTDSKPNGPSAISLDFSLPGVEHVYGIPEHADTLRLKTTDNGDPYRLYNLDVFQYELYNPMALYGAVPVMLAHNAQRTTGIFWLNAAETWVDISSNTAGKTVFGKMLDYVQGSSETPQTDVRWISESGIIDVFIMLGPTPKDVFSQYASLTGTQSFPPLASIGYHQCRWNYNDQEDVQSVDAGFDEHDIPYDYIWLDIEHTDGKRYFTWDPHKFATPKEMLQGLLNKKRKMVAIVDPHIKVDSNYKIHNEIRSRGFYIKNKDGGDYEGWCWPGSAGYPDFTRADMRAWWASMFAYDQYEGAMENLYTWNDMNEPSVFNGPEVTMHKDAVHGEWEHRDVHNLYGFYVQMATADGLVQRSGGVERPFVLTRAFFAGSQRYGAVWTGDNAAEWDHLKISIPMCLSLGLVGISFCGADVGGFFKSPSSELLVRWYQTGAYQPFFRAHAHLDTPRREPWLFGPENTALIREVVRQRYTLLPYWYQLFYEAHSTGQPIMRPLWVEYPQDPATFALDDEFLIGRDLLVHPVTEEGARGVTAYLPGKDEVWFDVHNFQKHNGAQNLYIPVTMSSIPVFQRGGSIIPRKLRVRRSSSCMEHDPYTLYVALNPQRTAEGKLYIDDGHTFNYEKKEFIHRRLSFANNVLSSVNLAPDAQFTTSSWIERIIILGASKPSKVTLKTADGQVSQIEFDFDASMSVLTLRKPGMNAGADWNVMLQ; encoded by the exons ATGGCCGCCTTCACTGAAAG GATGGCGCCTGTCTTGGTGCTCTGGCTGGCTGTGTGCCTGAGCGGTACCTGGGCCGTGGACCGGGGAAACTTCAAGACCTGTGACCAGAGTGCCTTTTGCAA GCGCCAGCGAGCATTGAAGCCCGGTGAGTCTCCTTATCGAGCCCTGCTGGAGACCATGGAGCTGACCAACACCAGACTCACCCTGCAGCTCatcaatgacaacaacaag GTGCGTCTGCTCCTCGAGCTCTACCGCCTCCAGGGGAACATAACTAGGGTGAAGATTAACGAGCTGAAGCCGCTGAAGCCTCGTTATGAGGTCCCAGACGTCCTCGTCAGGGAGCCGCCTACTGAGCC cCTGTCTCTCTTGTCTCAGGACGAGAACGGGGTGGTGCTGTCCCTGGGGCCCGAGTCTCAGAGGGTCATCGTTAGCGCGCGGCCCTTCCGCCTGGACATCATGGAGGGACGTGACGTGCTGATGTCGCTGAACTCTCGCGGCCTGCTGGCCTTCGAGCACCTGAGGATGCGCAAGGACAC CAGTCAGGCAGATCCAGAGgctgagaagaaagaggaggctGATCCCTCAAACCAGGCCGAG GcaacaaaagaagaggaagagaaagtggAAGACGGGATGTGGGAAGAAACTTTTAAATCGCACACTGACAGCAAACCTAACG GTCCATCTGCTATTAGTTTAGATTTTTCACTGCCGGGGGTTGAGCATGTCTACGGTATCCCAGAGCACGCAGATACCCTCAGACTTAAAACAACAGA taaCGGAGATCCGTATCGGCTCTATAACCTGGACGTGTTCCAGTACGAGCTGTATAACCCTATGGCCTTGTACGGGGCCGTCCCTGTCATGTTAGCCCACAATGCTCAGCGGACTACAGGCATCTTCTGGCTCAATGCTGCAGAGACCTGGGTGGATATCAGCTCCAACACAGCTGGAAAG aCTGTGTTTGGTAAAATGCTGGATTATGTTCAGGGCTCCAGTGAGACACCACAGACAGATGTGCGTTGGATCTCTGAAAGCGGCATCATCGACGTCTTCATCATGCTTGGACCGACTCCCAAAGACGTCTTCTCCCAGTACGCCTCCCTCACAG GCACCCAGTCCTTCCCTCCGTTGGCGTCCATCGGCTACCACCAGTGCCGCTGGAACTACAACGACCAGGAAGACGTCCAGTCGGTGGATGCCGGCTTCGACGAGCACGACATCCCCTATGACTACATCTGGCTCGACATCGAGCACACGGACGGGAAGCGCTACTTCACCTGGGATCCGCATAAGTTTGCGACGCCAAAGGAGATGCTGCAGGGACTTTTGAACAAGAAGCGCAAG ATGGTGGCCATCGTGGACCCTCACATCAAagttgacagcaactacaagatcCATAACGAAATCCGCTCTCGGGGTTTTTATATCAAGAATAAAGATGGTGGAGATTACGAGGGCTGGTGCTGGCCCG GCAGTGCCGGCTACCCTGACTTCACCCGTGCAGACATGAGGGCCTGGTGGGCCAGCATGTTCGCCTATGACCAGTATGAG GGCGCCATGGAGAACCTGTATACGTGGAACGATATGAACGAACCGTCTGTCTTCAATGGGCCTGAGGTCACCATGCACAAGGACGCAGTGCACGGAGAGTGGGAGCACCGGGACGTGCACAACCTCTATGGCTTCTACGTG CAAATGGCCACAGCGGACGGTCTGGTCCAGAGGTCAGGAGGAGTTGAGCGACCATTTGTCCTGACTAGAGCCTTCTTCGCTGGGTCTCAGCGCTACG GTGCCGTGTGGACCGGTGATAACGCGGCCGAGTGGGACCATCTGAAGATCTCTATCCCCATGTGTCTGAGTCTGGGTCTGGTTGGAATCTCCTTCTGTGGTG CTGATGTCGGTGGCTTCTTCAAGTCTCCCAGCTCTGAGCTGCTGGTGCGTTGGTACCAGACGGGGGCTTACCAGCCGTTCTTCAGGGCCCACGCCCACCTGGACACGCCCCGCCGTGAACCCTGGCTGTTCGGCCCAGAAAACACGGCGCTGATCCGTGAAGTTGTGCGCCAGCGCTACACGCTGCTGCCTTACTGGTACCAACTCTTCTATGAGGCACACAGCACTGGACAGCCCATCATGAG ACCTCTGTGGGTGGAGTATCCTCAGGATCCAGCTACTTTCGCCCTGGATGATGAGTTCTTGATCG GGCGAGATCTGCTGGTTCATCCCGTTACTGAGGAGGGAGCTCGGGGAGTGACGGCCTACCTGCCCGGTAAAGATGAG GTCTGGTTTGATGTCCACAACTTCCAGAAGCACAACGGGGCCCAGAACCTTTACATCCCTGTCACCATGAGCTCT ATCCCTGTTTTCCAACGCGGTGGCTCCATCATTCCCAGGAAGCTCAGAGTTCGTAGGTCCTCCTCCTGCATGGAGCACGACCCCTACACTCTTTATGTGGCTCTGAATCCCCAG AGAACCGCAGAGGGGAAGCTTTACATAGACGACGGCCACACCTTCAACTATGAAAAGAAGGAGTTCATCCACAGGAGGCTGTCCTTTGCCAACAATGTGCTCTCTTCTGT GAACCTCGCCCCCGACGCCCAGTTTACTACAAGCTCCTGGATCGAACGCATCATCATACTGGGAGCCAGTAAACCCAGCAAGGTTACCCTTAAGACTGCTG aTGGACAAGTGAGCCAGATAGAGTTCGATTTTGACGCCTCTATGTCTGTTTTGACGCTGCGCAAGCCCGGCATGAACGCAGGGGCAGACTGGAACGTGATGCTTCAGTAA
- the ganabb gene encoding neutral alpha-glucosidase AB isoform X5 yields MAAFTERMAPVLVLWLAVCLSGTWAVDRGNFKTCDQSAFCKRQRALKPGESPYRALLETMELTNTRLTLQLINDNNKVRLLLELYRLQGNITRVKINELKPLKPRYEVPDVLVREPPTEPLSLLSQDENGVVLSLGPESQRVIVSARPFRLDIMEGRDVLMSLNSRGLLAFEHLRMRKDTQADPEAEKKEEADPSNQAEATKEEEEKVEDGMWEETFKSHTDSKPNGPSAISLDFSLPGVEHVYGIPEHADTLRLKTTDNGDPYRLYNLDVFQYELYNPMALYGAVPVMLAHNAQRTTGIFWLNAAETWVDISSNTAGKTVFGKMLDYVQGSSETPQTDVRWISESGIIDVFIMLGPTPKDVFSQYASLTGTQSFPPLASIGYHQCRWNYNDQEDVQSVDAGFDEHDIPYDYIWLDIEHTDGKRYFTWDPHKFATPKEMLQGLLNKKRKMVAIVDPHIKVDSNYKIHNEIRSRGFYIKNKDGGDYEGWCWPGSAGYPDFTRADMRAWWASMFAYDQYEGAMENLYTWNDMNEPSVFNGPEVTMHKDAVHGEWEHRDVHNLYGFYVQMATADGLVQRSGGVERPFVLTRAFFAGSQRYGAVWTGDNAAEWDHLKISIPMCLSLGLVGISFCGADVGGFFKSPSSELLVRWYQTGAYQPFFRAHAHLDTPRREPWLFGPENTALIREVVRQRYTLLPYWYQLFYEAHSTGQPIMRPLWVEYPQDPATFALDDEFLIGRDLLVHPVTEEGARGVTAYLPGKDEVWFDVHNFQKHNGAQNLYIPVTMSSIPVFQRGGSIIPRKLRVRRSSSCMEHDPYTLYVALNPQRTAEGKLYIDDGHTFNYEKKEFIHRRLSFANNVLSSVNLAPDAQFTTSSWIERIIILGASKPSKVTLKTADGQVSQIEFDFDASMSVLTLRKPGMNAGADWNVMLQ; encoded by the exons ATGGCCGCCTTCACTGAAAG GATGGCGCCTGTCTTGGTGCTCTGGCTGGCTGTGTGCCTGAGCGGTACCTGGGCCGTGGACCGGGGAAACTTCAAGACCTGTGACCAGAGTGCCTTTTGCAA GCGCCAGCGAGCATTGAAGCCCGGTGAGTCTCCTTATCGAGCCCTGCTGGAGACCATGGAGCTGACCAACACCAGACTCACCCTGCAGCTCatcaatgacaacaacaag GTGCGTCTGCTCCTCGAGCTCTACCGCCTCCAGGGGAACATAACTAGGGTGAAGATTAACGAGCTGAAGCCGCTGAAGCCTCGTTATGAGGTCCCAGACGTCCTCGTCAGGGAGCCGCCTACTGAGCC cCTGTCTCTCTTGTCTCAGGACGAGAACGGGGTGGTGCTGTCCCTGGGGCCCGAGTCTCAGAGGGTCATCGTTAGCGCGCGGCCCTTCCGCCTGGACATCATGGAGGGACGTGACGTGCTGATGTCGCTGAACTCTCGCGGCCTGCTGGCCTTCGAGCACCTGAGGATGCGCAAGGACAC TCAGGCAGATCCAGAGgctgagaagaaagaggaggctGATCCCTCAAACCAGGCCGAG GcaacaaaagaagaggaagagaaagtggAAGACGGGATGTGGGAAGAAACTTTTAAATCGCACACTGACAGCAAACCTAACG GTCCATCTGCTATTAGTTTAGATTTTTCACTGCCGGGGGTTGAGCATGTCTACGGTATCCCAGAGCACGCAGATACCCTCAGACTTAAAACAACAGA taaCGGAGATCCGTATCGGCTCTATAACCTGGACGTGTTCCAGTACGAGCTGTATAACCCTATGGCCTTGTACGGGGCCGTCCCTGTCATGTTAGCCCACAATGCTCAGCGGACTACAGGCATCTTCTGGCTCAATGCTGCAGAGACCTGGGTGGATATCAGCTCCAACACAGCTGGAAAG aCTGTGTTTGGTAAAATGCTGGATTATGTTCAGGGCTCCAGTGAGACACCACAGACAGATGTGCGTTGGATCTCTGAAAGCGGCATCATCGACGTCTTCATCATGCTTGGACCGACTCCCAAAGACGTCTTCTCCCAGTACGCCTCCCTCACAG GCACCCAGTCCTTCCCTCCGTTGGCGTCCATCGGCTACCACCAGTGCCGCTGGAACTACAACGACCAGGAAGACGTCCAGTCGGTGGATGCCGGCTTCGACGAGCACGACATCCCCTATGACTACATCTGGCTCGACATCGAGCACACGGACGGGAAGCGCTACTTCACCTGGGATCCGCATAAGTTTGCGACGCCAAAGGAGATGCTGCAGGGACTTTTGAACAAGAAGCGCAAG ATGGTGGCCATCGTGGACCCTCACATCAAagttgacagcaactacaagatcCATAACGAAATCCGCTCTCGGGGTTTTTATATCAAGAATAAAGATGGTGGAGATTACGAGGGCTGGTGCTGGCCCG GCAGTGCCGGCTACCCTGACTTCACCCGTGCAGACATGAGGGCCTGGTGGGCCAGCATGTTCGCCTATGACCAGTATGAG GGCGCCATGGAGAACCTGTATACGTGGAACGATATGAACGAACCGTCTGTCTTCAATGGGCCTGAGGTCACCATGCACAAGGACGCAGTGCACGGAGAGTGGGAGCACCGGGACGTGCACAACCTCTATGGCTTCTACGTG CAAATGGCCACAGCGGACGGTCTGGTCCAGAGGTCAGGAGGAGTTGAGCGACCATTTGTCCTGACTAGAGCCTTCTTCGCTGGGTCTCAGCGCTACG GTGCCGTGTGGACCGGTGATAACGCGGCCGAGTGGGACCATCTGAAGATCTCTATCCCCATGTGTCTGAGTCTGGGTCTGGTTGGAATCTCCTTCTGTGGTG CTGATGTCGGTGGCTTCTTCAAGTCTCCCAGCTCTGAGCTGCTGGTGCGTTGGTACCAGACGGGGGCTTACCAGCCGTTCTTCAGGGCCCACGCCCACCTGGACACGCCCCGCCGTGAACCCTGGCTGTTCGGCCCAGAAAACACGGCGCTGATCCGTGAAGTTGTGCGCCAGCGCTACACGCTGCTGCCTTACTGGTACCAACTCTTCTATGAGGCACACAGCACTGGACAGCCCATCATGAG ACCTCTGTGGGTGGAGTATCCTCAGGATCCAGCTACTTTCGCCCTGGATGATGAGTTCTTGATCG GGCGAGATCTGCTGGTTCATCCCGTTACTGAGGAGGGAGCTCGGGGAGTGACGGCCTACCTGCCCGGTAAAGATGAG GTCTGGTTTGATGTCCACAACTTCCAGAAGCACAACGGGGCCCAGAACCTTTACATCCCTGTCACCATGAGCTCT ATCCCTGTTTTCCAACGCGGTGGCTCCATCATTCCCAGGAAGCTCAGAGTTCGTAGGTCCTCCTCCTGCATGGAGCACGACCCCTACACTCTTTATGTGGCTCTGAATCCCCAG AGAACCGCAGAGGGGAAGCTTTACATAGACGACGGCCACACCTTCAACTATGAAAAGAAGGAGTTCATCCACAGGAGGCTGTCCTTTGCCAACAATGTGCTCTCTTCTGT GAACCTCGCCCCCGACGCCCAGTTTACTACAAGCTCCTGGATCGAACGCATCATCATACTGGGAGCCAGTAAACCCAGCAAGGTTACCCTTAAGACTGCTG aTGGACAAGTGAGCCAGATAGAGTTCGATTTTGACGCCTCTATGTCTGTTTTGACGCTGCGCAAGCCCGGCATGAACGCAGGGGCAGACTGGAACGTGATGCTTCAGTAA
- the ganabb gene encoding neutral alpha-glucosidase AB isoform X1: MAAFTERMAPVLVLWLAVCLSGTWAVDRGNFKTCDQSAFCKRQRALKPGESPYRALLETMELTNTRLTLQLINDNNKVRLLLELYRLQGNITRVKINELKPLKPRYEVPDVLVREPPTEPLSLLSQDENGVVLSLGPESQRVIVSARPFRLDIMEGRDVLMSLNSRGLLAFEHLRMRKDTFSYKVTSTVASVWDNIKSVFSSSQADPEAEKKEEADPSNQAEATKEEEEKVEDGMWEETFKSHTDSKPNGPSAISLDFSLPGVEHVYGIPEHADTLRLKTTDNGDPYRLYNLDVFQYELYNPMALYGAVPVMLAHNAQRTTGIFWLNAAETWVDISSNTAGKTVFGKMLDYVQGSSETPQTDVRWISESGIIDVFIMLGPTPKDVFSQYASLTGTQSFPPLASIGYHQCRWNYNDQEDVQSVDAGFDEHDIPYDYIWLDIEHTDGKRYFTWDPHKFATPKEMLQGLLNKKRKMVAIVDPHIKVDSNYKIHNEIRSRGFYIKNKDGGDYEGWCWPGSAGYPDFTRADMRAWWASMFAYDQYEGAMENLYTWNDMNEPSVFNGPEVTMHKDAVHGEWEHRDVHNLYGFYVQMATADGLVQRSGGVERPFVLTRAFFAGSQRYGAVWTGDNAAEWDHLKISIPMCLSLGLVGISFCGADVGGFFKSPSSELLVRWYQTGAYQPFFRAHAHLDTPRREPWLFGPENTALIREVVRQRYTLLPYWYQLFYEAHSTGQPIMRPLWVEYPQDPATFALDDEFLIGRDLLVHPVTEEGARGVTAYLPGKDEVWFDVHNFQKHNGAQNLYIPVTMSSIPVFQRGGSIIPRKLRVRRSSSCMEHDPYTLYVALNPQRTAEGKLYIDDGHTFNYEKKEFIHRRLSFANNVLSSVNLAPDAQFTTSSWIERIIILGASKPSKVTLKTADGQVSQIEFDFDASMSVLTLRKPGMNAGADWNVMLQ; this comes from the exons ATGGCCGCCTTCACTGAAAG GATGGCGCCTGTCTTGGTGCTCTGGCTGGCTGTGTGCCTGAGCGGTACCTGGGCCGTGGACCGGGGAAACTTCAAGACCTGTGACCAGAGTGCCTTTTGCAA GCGCCAGCGAGCATTGAAGCCCGGTGAGTCTCCTTATCGAGCCCTGCTGGAGACCATGGAGCTGACCAACACCAGACTCACCCTGCAGCTCatcaatgacaacaacaag GTGCGTCTGCTCCTCGAGCTCTACCGCCTCCAGGGGAACATAACTAGGGTGAAGATTAACGAGCTGAAGCCGCTGAAGCCTCGTTATGAGGTCCCAGACGTCCTCGTCAGGGAGCCGCCTACTGAGCC cCTGTCTCTCTTGTCTCAGGACGAGAACGGGGTGGTGCTGTCCCTGGGGCCCGAGTCTCAGAGGGTCATCGTTAGCGCGCGGCCCTTCCGCCTGGACATCATGGAGGGACGTGACGTGCTGATGTCGCTGAACTCTCGCGGCCTGCTGGCCTTCGAGCACCTGAGGATGCGCAAGGACAC TTTCTCCTATAAAGTAACTAGCACAGTGGCTAGCGTGTGGGATAATATCAAGAGTGTATTCTCTAG CAGTCAGGCAGATCCAGAGgctgagaagaaagaggaggctGATCCCTCAAACCAGGCCGAG GcaacaaaagaagaggaagagaaagtggAAGACGGGATGTGGGAAGAAACTTTTAAATCGCACACTGACAGCAAACCTAACG GTCCATCTGCTATTAGTTTAGATTTTTCACTGCCGGGGGTTGAGCATGTCTACGGTATCCCAGAGCACGCAGATACCCTCAGACTTAAAACAACAGA taaCGGAGATCCGTATCGGCTCTATAACCTGGACGTGTTCCAGTACGAGCTGTATAACCCTATGGCCTTGTACGGGGCCGTCCCTGTCATGTTAGCCCACAATGCTCAGCGGACTACAGGCATCTTCTGGCTCAATGCTGCAGAGACCTGGGTGGATATCAGCTCCAACACAGCTGGAAAG aCTGTGTTTGGTAAAATGCTGGATTATGTTCAGGGCTCCAGTGAGACACCACAGACAGATGTGCGTTGGATCTCTGAAAGCGGCATCATCGACGTCTTCATCATGCTTGGACCGACTCCCAAAGACGTCTTCTCCCAGTACGCCTCCCTCACAG GCACCCAGTCCTTCCCTCCGTTGGCGTCCATCGGCTACCACCAGTGCCGCTGGAACTACAACGACCAGGAAGACGTCCAGTCGGTGGATGCCGGCTTCGACGAGCACGACATCCCCTATGACTACATCTGGCTCGACATCGAGCACACGGACGGGAAGCGCTACTTCACCTGGGATCCGCATAAGTTTGCGACGCCAAAGGAGATGCTGCAGGGACTTTTGAACAAGAAGCGCAAG ATGGTGGCCATCGTGGACCCTCACATCAAagttgacagcaactacaagatcCATAACGAAATCCGCTCTCGGGGTTTTTATATCAAGAATAAAGATGGTGGAGATTACGAGGGCTGGTGCTGGCCCG GCAGTGCCGGCTACCCTGACTTCACCCGTGCAGACATGAGGGCCTGGTGGGCCAGCATGTTCGCCTATGACCAGTATGAG GGCGCCATGGAGAACCTGTATACGTGGAACGATATGAACGAACCGTCTGTCTTCAATGGGCCTGAGGTCACCATGCACAAGGACGCAGTGCACGGAGAGTGGGAGCACCGGGACGTGCACAACCTCTATGGCTTCTACGTG CAAATGGCCACAGCGGACGGTCTGGTCCAGAGGTCAGGAGGAGTTGAGCGACCATTTGTCCTGACTAGAGCCTTCTTCGCTGGGTCTCAGCGCTACG GTGCCGTGTGGACCGGTGATAACGCGGCCGAGTGGGACCATCTGAAGATCTCTATCCCCATGTGTCTGAGTCTGGGTCTGGTTGGAATCTCCTTCTGTGGTG CTGATGTCGGTGGCTTCTTCAAGTCTCCCAGCTCTGAGCTGCTGGTGCGTTGGTACCAGACGGGGGCTTACCAGCCGTTCTTCAGGGCCCACGCCCACCTGGACACGCCCCGCCGTGAACCCTGGCTGTTCGGCCCAGAAAACACGGCGCTGATCCGTGAAGTTGTGCGCCAGCGCTACACGCTGCTGCCTTACTGGTACCAACTCTTCTATGAGGCACACAGCACTGGACAGCCCATCATGAG ACCTCTGTGGGTGGAGTATCCTCAGGATCCAGCTACTTTCGCCCTGGATGATGAGTTCTTGATCG GGCGAGATCTGCTGGTTCATCCCGTTACTGAGGAGGGAGCTCGGGGAGTGACGGCCTACCTGCCCGGTAAAGATGAG GTCTGGTTTGATGTCCACAACTTCCAGAAGCACAACGGGGCCCAGAACCTTTACATCCCTGTCACCATGAGCTCT ATCCCTGTTTTCCAACGCGGTGGCTCCATCATTCCCAGGAAGCTCAGAGTTCGTAGGTCCTCCTCCTGCATGGAGCACGACCCCTACACTCTTTATGTGGCTCTGAATCCCCAG AGAACCGCAGAGGGGAAGCTTTACATAGACGACGGCCACACCTTCAACTATGAAAAGAAGGAGTTCATCCACAGGAGGCTGTCCTTTGCCAACAATGTGCTCTCTTCTGT GAACCTCGCCCCCGACGCCCAGTTTACTACAAGCTCCTGGATCGAACGCATCATCATACTGGGAGCCAGTAAACCCAGCAAGGTTACCCTTAAGACTGCTG aTGGACAAGTGAGCCAGATAGAGTTCGATTTTGACGCCTCTATGTCTGTTTTGACGCTGCGCAAGCCCGGCATGAACGCAGGGGCAGACTGGAACGTGATGCTTCAGTAA